From uncultured Draconibacterium sp.:
AATTAATACCTGATTTAAAGGGGTTTTTCGTGTGTTGATTTCTATTTTTTCCTGGTTTTGCGCTGCTAATTGCATTATAGCCAGCAGCATTATTAAAACCACGACGGTTAACCTGTTCATTAACTTTCGTCTGTCACGATGTAAACATTATTTGCTTGTTTTTCAAACTTCAGATTCATTGGTTTACAAACAAAATCCAACACATCTTCAACGCTGTGTTGCTTTGAAAAATTGCTTCCGAAGTTACGATTATTCAGTAGCGGATCGAGTTTTATGGTAACGGCGTACTGGCGCTCAATTTCATCGATAACTTCGAGTAACGGTCGACCGGCAAAAAAGAAATAATTTTGTTTCCAGCTTATTGCTTTTTCAGGCTCAAACATTTTTGTTACTACCAGTTTACCTTCTTCCAGTTCTACATGATTTTGAGGAAGCAATACAACTTTTTCATCGTTTGGTGCACTTACCTGAACCTTGCCGGTTAAACAGGTTACACGGTAATTTTCTTCGCGGGCATAAATATTAAACGATGTTCCGAGCACCTGGGTAATTCCATTCGCCGAACTAACTGTAAAAGTTGATCCTTTTTGTACATTAAAAAATCCTTCTCCTTCAAATTTCAGTTTACGCTCCCATTTCCACTTTAGCGGAT
This genomic window contains:
- a CDS encoding FecR domain-containing protein — its product is MNDKNIHSDRLNDFEKDLFGKGKINWAKSKADVWNELQTKMEHKPARVVSFRNNMIQWAAAAVVFVMIGVGGVISSYQKTIECLPGEHLVAELPDGSTVDLNAASKLVYYPLKWKWERKLKFEGEGFFNVQKGSTFTVSSANGITQVLGTSFNIYAREENYRVTCLTGKVQVSAPNDEKVVLLPQNHVELEEGKLVVTKMFEPEKAISWKQNYFFFAGRPLLEVIDEIERQYAVTIKLDPLLNNRNFGSNFSKQHSVEDVLDFVCKPMNLKFEKQANNVYIVTDES